A single window of Eisenibacter elegans DSM 3317 DNA harbors:
- a CDS encoding GLPGLI family protein, producing the protein MYKNFATWYSEALDIPDGPRDFYGLPGLIMELVFDKRTFQAIAISPNDGNMDIQKPTKGAQVSKTEYLAIVEEEIKAMKKDLGGSGS; encoded by the coding sequence GTGTACAAAAACTTTGCTACTTGGTACAGCGAAGCATTGGACATACCAGACGGCCCTAGGGATTTTTATGGACTTCCGGGCTTGATTATGGAGTTAGTGTTTGATAAACGCACGTTTCAAGCCATTGCTATCAGCCCCAATGACGGCAATATGGATATCCAAAAACCCACAAAAGGAGCACAGGTATCTAAAACAGAATACTTGGCCATTGTAGAAGAGGAGATTAAAGCAATGAAGAAAGACCTAGGCGGCTCGGGCAGCTAA
- a CDS encoding ammonium transporter, producing the protein MNNRWLIAFFLLSLGACLGLGFSAPFPGLTEGTLNSGDVAWLLTASALVLLMTPGLSFFYAGMVRHKNLVSTMLQSFIALGVISLLWVVVGFGLAFGNSIGGEGTGIIGNPLSYFMFKGVGMQPNADFGATIPFALFALFQLKFAIITPALITGGFAERIRFSAFLLFICLFSMFIYAPLAHMTWHPNGLLGNWGVLDFAGGTVVHISAGLAALAGAIFLGKRKELAHAPSNIPFVLLGTGLLWFGWFGFNGGSALAADGVAAKAFITTNTATAAAMMAWIFFDGFTGRRPSAIGACVGAVVGLVAITPAAAFVTVGQSFFIGFSASIISNLAIRAIKHYTQIDDTLDVFACHGIGGMVGMVMTGIFAEEVGLVYGSTTTFMSHLLALVLVSVFAFGGSYLLYFITNLIIPMRITSDKEEIGLDLSQHNEQANELMSRLSGVAITTHEDSPKSEKINGTPQTATA; encoded by the coding sequence ATGAACAATCGCTGGTTAATTGCATTTTTCCTTCTTTCGCTCGGAGCCTGCTTAGGCTTAGGTTTTTCGGCTCCTTTTCCGGGGCTGACCGAAGGCACACTCAACTCAGGAGATGTAGCGTGGTTATTGACAGCCTCGGCCTTGGTGCTATTGATGACCCCCGGGTTATCGTTTTTCTATGCTGGTATGGTACGGCACAAGAACCTAGTTTCTACAATGTTGCAGAGCTTTATTGCCCTAGGGGTAATCAGCCTATTGTGGGTGGTCGTGGGTTTTGGGTTGGCCTTCGGCAATAGCATTGGCGGTGAGGGCACAGGCATTATTGGCAATCCATTGAGCTATTTTATGTTTAAGGGAGTGGGTATGCAGCCTAATGCTGATTTTGGAGCGACAATACCCTTTGCCTTGTTTGCCCTTTTCCAGTTGAAGTTTGCCATCATTACACCGGCCTTGATTACGGGAGGTTTTGCAGAGCGTATCCGATTTTCGGCTTTCTTGCTTTTTATCTGCCTCTTCTCTATGTTTATCTATGCGCCATTGGCCCATATGACTTGGCATCCGAACGGGTTGTTGGGCAATTGGGGGGTGCTTGATTTTGCCGGCGGCACAGTAGTCCATATCTCTGCGGGTTTGGCGGCCTTGGCCGGAGCTATCTTCTTGGGCAAGCGTAAAGAGCTGGCTCATGCGCCTTCTAATATTCCTTTTGTGCTCTTAGGCACTGGTTTGCTTTGGTTTGGCTGGTTTGGGTTCAACGGCGGCTCGGCCTTGGCCGCTGATGGGGTGGCCGCCAAAGCCTTTATCACCACCAATACAGCCACCGCCGCCGCAATGATGGCTTGGATTTTCTTTGATGGCTTTACAGGTCGCCGTCCTTCAGCCATAGGGGCTTGTGTGGGCGCCGTAGTGGGTCTGGTTGCCATCACACCCGCAGCCGCCTTCGTTACGGTGGGGCAAAGCTTCTTCATAGGCTTCAGCGCTTCCATCATCAGTAACTTGGCTATCCGTGCCATCAAACACTACACTCAGATAGACGACACACTAGATGTGTTTGCTTGCCACGGCATCGGAGGAATGGTCGGAATGGTCATGACAGGCATCTTTGCCGAAGAAGTAGGACTCGTTTATGGCAGTACCACAACCTTTATGTCTCACCTCTTGGCCTTGGTATTGGTATCGGTCTTTGCCTTTGGTGGGTCTTACTTGCTTTATTTCATCACCAACCTCATTATCCCGATGCGCATTACTTCTGACAAAGAAGAAATCGGTCTCGACCTGAGCCAACACAACGAACAGGCCAATGAGCTGATGAGCCGCCTTAGTGGAGTTGCCATCACAACACACGAAGACAGTCCAAAAAGCGAAAAAATTAATGGCACACCACAAACTGCCACCGCCTAA
- a CDS encoding response regulator transcription factor has protein sequence MQTIKTSAPTLKNNQPFTKSLANTPLTKREREIARHLVHDKLVRQQTLEEIADRLCISFHTLRTHRDNIYKKLNVHNTRELKQCLEQYHFD, from the coding sequence ATGCAAACTATCAAAACTTCCGCCCCCACTCTCAAAAACAATCAGCCCTTTACCAAATCTTTGGCCAATACTCCCCTTACCAAACGCGAGCGTGAGATAGCCCGCCACCTAGTACACGATAAGTTAGTACGCCAACAAACGCTCGAAGAGATAGCCGACCGCCTTTGTATCTCCTTCCATACTTTGCGTACCCACCGCGACAATATCTACAAGAAACTCAATGTACACAATACCCGCGAGCTAAAGCAGTGTCTTGAGCAATACCACTTCGACTAA
- a CDS encoding T9SS-dependent choice-of-anchor J family protein, which yields MKKLLTRLAYQTYLAKSLTLLAPLVVGLCLLLGGSALLQAQTETIVIWDFTGQPGDQVSTAASATADNITGLDVTRSTGLTPSSAGGSISASNWNGTNDRYFSFDFVVASGKKVSLTSLSLATRASNTGPRDMALLYSGDNFTTPLATWQHSGTNFNNQTIDLSTLTDLTGTVTFRIVSVGTVSANGSTLSSTGTVRLTNNNISNNVSFIGTVSDDAGGGTPTPTLAVNPTSLAFGTVNINTNPTDLTYELTATNLTEDVTISVSTPFSISKDGGATFATSLSFTPAELSTAQTIRVRVATDNLGSFSETISHSTSGGVSRSLMVTATVFDPLNIVEDFNSSCPAGLPAGWSAVSVEGAQVWACTNFGRSPASPTASAASGLQINGFASGSAQFNEDWLITPAYDLSGFNIPILEFWSRVAFSGPRLRLLVSTDYISGNPNTATWTALSDRFATADVWTFSEGINLSDFKTAGVRIAFVYSSSAENGAARWTLDDFSLRSADVPPAPFLVTSIGNTDYTHFGKAAVGEVSSRTYTFTTRVENATDPLVILAVAGFEFSNDGTNFSTSLSIPANEAKNSQTITVRFKPTAEGAFSGPIVVQSGNLSQRGGFLTGSTIQKSETFDVVTWNIEWFGSNSNGPSDVDLQLQNVKTIIEDLDADVYAFQEITGLDKFYELADALPAYAGFHSTAVSGGSGGFASAQKVAFLYKTATVDTIRTQVLLKGTDVSTLPNYPGNDNSRFWASGRLPFMVEIDAKVGDEKKRMALINIHARSNGGGESTANPRYAMRKYDVDVLKDSLDTYFPDLPFIILGDYNDDLDETVADQSAATVNTSETSYIRYIQDTQRYKPVTISLSNAGLRSFIAFENVIDHMMMSNELFDEWLVNSERIVVPFDLVSNYQSTTSDHLPVKARFVLKTAAAITTKANQTISFSLGTDSLKTVGATPFQLTATATSGLPVSFTSNNPAVATISGNTVTIVGPGTTIITATQAGNERFNAAPSVSRSLTVSLPTTVTSLGELTQDNWLMYPNPVVTQLTLQVPAEWQQAANTVVVYNAQGVALQQQTIAANQANISLSFEALPTGAYYLIIRQGTKTSLQRILKQ from the coding sequence ATGAAAAAGCTATTGACAAGGTTGGCTTACCAAACATACTTGGCCAAATCCTTGACCCTATTAGCCCCCCTCGTGGTGGGGCTTTGTTTGTTGCTAGGTGGTAGTGCGCTACTCCAAGCCCAAACCGAAACAATTGTCATCTGGGATTTTACCGGGCAGCCGGGTGACCAAGTAAGCACTGCCGCCAGCGCTACAGCCGATAACATCACAGGGCTTGATGTTACCCGAAGTACCGGACTGACTCCCTCATCGGCTGGCGGGTCTATTAGCGCCTCTAACTGGAACGGTACCAATGACCGTTATTTTAGCTTTGATTTTGTGGTGGCCTCAGGGAAAAAAGTCAGCTTGACCAGCCTATCCCTTGCTACTAGAGCCTCTAACACCGGCCCCCGTGATATGGCCTTGTTGTATAGTGGAGATAATTTCACAACCCCATTAGCGACTTGGCAGCACTCAGGTACTAATTTTAACAACCAAACTATTGACTTGTCAACATTGACTGATTTAACAGGAACGGTTACTTTCAGAATAGTTAGTGTTGGTACTGTTTCCGCCAATGGCAGCACATTGTCTAGTACAGGAACAGTTCGCTTAACGAATAATAACATCTCAAACAATGTTAGCTTCATCGGTACGGTCAGTGATGATGCCGGAGGAGGAACGCCTACCCCTACCCTAGCTGTGAACCCTACCAGTTTGGCTTTTGGCACTGTCAATATCAACACTAACCCCACAGACTTGACCTATGAGTTGACCGCTACTAATCTCACAGAAGATGTAACTATTTCTGTATCAACACCTTTTAGTATTTCAAAAGATGGAGGTGCTACTTTTGCTACTAGCCTTAGCTTCACCCCAGCGGAATTGAGTACTGCTCAAACAATCCGAGTACGTGTTGCTACTGACAACTTAGGTAGCTTTAGCGAAACCATCAGCCACAGTACTAGTGGTGGGGTATCCCGTAGTTTGATGGTTACGGCTACTGTATTTGATCCGCTCAACATTGTCGAAGACTTCAACTCTTCTTGCCCGGCAGGCTTACCCGCCGGCTGGTCGGCAGTCAGTGTAGAAGGAGCTCAGGTGTGGGCTTGTACCAACTTTGGTCGCAGCCCTGCCAGCCCTACTGCCTCCGCCGCTAGCGGGCTGCAAATCAACGGATTTGCTTCAGGCTCTGCACAGTTCAACGAAGACTGGCTCATCACGCCTGCCTATGACCTTAGTGGGTTCAATATTCCCATCTTAGAGTTTTGGAGCAGAGTAGCTTTTAGCGGCCCTCGTTTGCGCTTGTTGGTATCTACTGACTACATTAGTGGAAACCCCAACACTGCTACTTGGACAGCGCTTTCTGACCGCTTTGCGACTGCTGATGTATGGACTTTTTCAGAGGGTATCAACTTGAGTGATTTCAAAACTGCCGGGGTGCGCATCGCTTTTGTGTACAGTTCTTCAGCAGAGAACGGTGCCGCTCGTTGGACATTGGACGATTTTTCACTCCGCAGCGCTGATGTCCCCCCAGCCCCGTTTTTGGTAACCAGCATCGGAAATACTGATTATACGCACTTTGGCAAAGCAGCTGTAGGCGAAGTTAGCAGCCGCACTTATACTTTTACTACTAGAGTAGAAAACGCTACCGATCCTTTGGTAATTCTGGCAGTAGCAGGCTTTGAGTTCTCTAATGATGGAACTAACTTTAGTACCAGCTTGAGCATCCCGGCTAACGAGGCTAAAAATTCTCAAACGATTACTGTGCGCTTCAAACCTACTGCCGAAGGTGCTTTTAGTGGCCCTATCGTGGTGCAGAGTGGTAACCTCAGCCAGCGTGGTGGTTTCCTGACAGGCAGCACTATTCAGAAGAGCGAGACTTTTGATGTTGTTACTTGGAACATCGAGTGGTTTGGCTCTAATAGCAATGGCCCTAGCGATGTGGATTTGCAGCTTCAGAATGTCAAAACCATCATCGAAGACCTCGATGCAGATGTGTATGCCTTTCAAGAAATCACAGGATTAGACAAGTTTTATGAGTTGGCCGATGCCCTGCCAGCCTATGCGGGTTTCCACTCTACGGCGGTTTCTGGTGGCAGCGGTGGCTTTGCGTCTGCCCAAAAAGTTGCCTTCCTCTACAAAACAGCTACCGTAGACACTATCCGTACCCAAGTATTGCTCAAAGGGACAGATGTAAGTACCTTGCCCAACTACCCCGGCAACGACAACAGCCGTTTCTGGGCCAGTGGCCGCCTGCCGTTTATGGTAGAAATTGATGCCAAAGTAGGAGACGAGAAAAAGCGTATGGCGCTAATCAATATCCACGCCCGATCCAATGGCGGCGGTGAAAGCACTGCCAACCCTCGTTATGCAATGCGTAAGTATGATGTAGATGTGCTCAAAGACTCGCTCGACACCTACTTCCCTGACTTGCCTTTTATCATCTTAGGAGACTATAACGACGACCTCGACGAGACCGTAGCCGATCAAAGCGCTGCTACCGTCAACACGAGCGAGACTTCATACATCCGCTACATTCAGGATACCCAACGCTACAAGCCCGTAACTATCAGCTTAAGCAATGCCGGCCTTCGCTCTTTCATTGCTTTTGAGAATGTGATTGACCATATGATGATGTCCAATGAGTTGTTTGATGAGTGGTTGGTCAACTCGGAGCGCATTGTCGTACCTTTTGACTTGGTAAGCAATTATCAGAGTACTACTTCTGACCACTTGCCCGTAAAGGCGCGGTTTGTTTTGAAGACTGCTGCGGCCATCACTACTAAAGCCAATCAGACAATCAGCTTCAGCCTAGGAACTGATAGCCTAAAAACAGTAGGCGCTACACCATTCCAGCTGACGGCTACGGCTACCTCTGGTTTGCCTGTAAGCTTTACGAGCAACAACCCTGCAGTGGCTACTATCAGTGGCAACACCGTTACGATTGTTGGTCCCGGCACAACAATCATTACCGCCACACAGGCCGGAAATGAGCGTTTCAATGCTGCCCCGTCAGTATCTCGTTCATTGACCGTGAGCCTGCCTACTACAGTTACCTCACTGGGGGAATTGACACAAGACAATTGGCTGATGTATCCCAATCCAGTCGTAACGCAGCTCACCCTGCAAGTGCCTGCCGAATGGCAACAAGCCGCCAACACCGTAGTGGTGTATAATGCTCAAGGAGTGGCTTTGCAGCAGCAGACTATCGCTGCCAACCAAGCCAATATCAGCCTTAGCTTTGAGGCGCTGCCCACCGGAGCATATTATCTCATTATCCGCCAAGGCACCAAAACCAGCTTGCAGCGTATACTGAAACAATAG
- the hisG gene encoding ATP phosphoribosyltransferase, whose translation MKLKIAIQKSGRLYDDSVALLKECGIRMNLGSNTLRVEASNFPCEVLFLRVADIPAYIEDGVADIGIIGENVHLEAQHDIEVADKLGFSKCRLSLAIPREHHYEGIRQFEGKKIATSYPNILAHFFAQHGVQADIHTISGSVEIAPSIGLADAVCDIVSTGSTLLSNGLKEVETVLRSEAIIVANKALSPEKKAIFEQLLFRIGAIKKAKNNKYILLNAPNDNLDKIVSALPGMKSPTILPLAQEGWSSVHSVVQEDDFWEIIEKLQAYGAQGILVVGIEKMIV comes from the coding sequence GTGAAACTAAAAATTGCAATTCAGAAGTCGGGCAGACTCTACGACGACTCCGTGGCCCTGCTCAAAGAATGTGGTATTCGTATGAACCTCGGCTCCAACACCCTGCGTGTGGAGGCGAGCAACTTCCCCTGCGAAGTCTTATTTTTGCGGGTGGCCGATATTCCGGCCTACATCGAAGACGGCGTGGCTGATATCGGCATCATCGGCGAAAATGTCCACCTCGAAGCCCAACACGACATCGAAGTGGCCGACAAGCTCGGCTTTTCCAAGTGCCGCCTCTCCTTGGCCATCCCCCGCGAGCATCATTACGAGGGCATCCGCCAGTTTGAGGGCAAAAAGATTGCCACCTCTTATCCCAATATCTTGGCTCACTTCTTTGCGCAGCACGGTGTTCAGGCCGACATCCATACCATCAGCGGTTCCGTCGAGATTGCCCCGAGCATAGGCCTAGCCGATGCTGTTTGCGACATCGTCAGCACCGGCAGCACCCTACTCAGCAACGGCCTCAAAGAGGTAGAGACCGTCTTGCGCTCCGAAGCCATCATCGTAGCCAACAAAGCCCTCAGCCCCGAAAAGAAGGCCATCTTCGAGCAGTTGCTCTTCCGCATCGGCGCCATCAAAAAGGCCAAAAACAACAAATACATCCTGCTCAATGCACCCAACGACAACCTCGACAAAATCGTCAGTGCCCTGCCCGGAATGAAATCGCCCACCATCCTGCCCCTGGCCCAAGAAGGTTGGAGCTCTGTACATTCGGTGGTACAAGAGGATGATTTTTGGGAAATCATCGAAAAGCTTCAGGCCTATGGTGCACAGGGCATCCTCGTGGTCGGCATCGAGAAGATGATTGTATAA
- the hisD gene encoding histidinol dehydrogenase, whose translation MRIIQNPAPDTWATLGKRALIDTATIEARVSDILENVRTRGDEALLAYGEQFDGIRLDSLRVSEAELAEAADLVPDKLKAAIQTAYHNIETFHQGQREALAPVEVMPGIRCWRKSVAIERVGLYIPGGSAPLFSTVLMLGIPAKIAGCSELVLCSPPNKVGKLHPAILYAAQLVGATHIYKVGGAQAIAAMGYGTESIPQAYKIFGPGNQYVTTAKTLLAKRGVAIDMPAGPSELAVIADKQFDPAFAAADLLSQAEHGPDSQVVLITTTQAVAEAVNQALNEQLPLLPRHEVARQALQNSFAVVLPSWEEVMRFSNTYAPEHLIIGTANWEALAEQVINAGSVFLGNYAPESAGDYASGTNHTLPTNGAAKAFSGVSLDSFFKKITFQHLSHQGLSHIAEAVETMAAAEELEAHRRAVSLRMGRS comes from the coding sequence TTGCGCATCATACAAAACCCCGCCCCTGATACTTGGGCAACTCTTGGCAAACGTGCCCTTATAGACACGGCTACCATTGAGGCACGTGTATCAGACATCCTCGAAAACGTCCGTACCCGTGGCGATGAGGCGCTGCTGGCCTACGGCGAGCAGTTCGACGGTATCCGCCTCGATAGCCTGCGTGTCAGCGAAGCAGAGCTGGCAGAGGCCGCCGACCTTGTGCCGGACAAACTCAAGGCTGCCATCCAAACGGCCTACCACAATATCGAAACCTTTCACCAAGGCCAACGCGAGGCGCTGGCTCCTGTAGAGGTGATGCCCGGCATCCGTTGCTGGCGCAAGAGTGTGGCCATTGAGCGCGTGGGGCTATACATTCCGGGAGGTTCTGCGCCCTTGTTTTCGACGGTACTGATGTTGGGTATTCCGGCCAAGATAGCTGGCTGTTCGGAGTTGGTGCTTTGTAGCCCCCCCAACAAGGTGGGCAAGCTCCACCCTGCCATACTCTACGCTGCTCAGCTGGTAGGCGCTACCCATATCTACAAGGTGGGCGGCGCGCAGGCCATCGCGGCGATGGGCTACGGCACCGAAAGCATTCCGCAGGCATACAAAATCTTCGGCCCCGGCAACCAATATGTAACCACTGCCAAAACGTTGTTGGCCAAGCGTGGGGTAGCCATTGATATGCCCGCCGGCCCTTCGGAACTGGCCGTTATTGCCGACAAGCAGTTTGACCCGGCCTTTGCCGCCGCCGACCTGCTCTCACAGGCCGAACACGGCCCCGATAGCCAAGTAGTGCTCATTACGACTACCCAAGCGGTGGCCGAAGCCGTCAACCAAGCCCTTAACGAACAACTGCCCCTGTTGCCCCGCCACGAGGTAGCCCGTCAGGCACTTCAAAATAGCTTTGCGGTGGTCTTACCCAGTTGGGAGGAGGTGATGCGCTTTAGCAATACCTATGCTCCTGAGCACCTTATCATCGGTACGGCCAACTGGGAAGCGCTGGCCGAGCAAGTCATCAATGCCGGGTCGGTGTTTTTGGGGAACTACGCCCCCGAGTCTGCCGGCGACTATGCCTCGGGCACCAACCACACCCTCCCTACCAATGGAGCCGCCAAGGCCTTTAGCGGAGTGTCGCTGGACAGCTTTTTTAAGAAAATCACCTTCCAACACCTCAGCCACCAAGGTCTTAGCCACATTGCGGAGGCCGTAGAGACGATGGCCGCCGCCGAAGAGCTTGAAGCCCACCGCCGCGCCGTCAGCCTAAGGATGGGACGCTCTTAA
- a CDS encoding sensor histidine kinase produces MQLSPAFWIIFLLISLLFFGGLIYLWRQRRVLQKALALANNELKAQKALLIHQNAVLERQYEHINRYQENLAERNQALETLNVQLEQIVAQRTQHLLQTNKALKEVNDELDSLTYHTAHQLRLPLTRFRGLLRLMRIDPYSKEMPKYLSLLEGSVLNMDYLLAQLQQLHDINTDVSPEQPVVLCALVHQLVQEHLQQQPQSSLLLECQLPSYAVVRTKPELLQIILISIIQNAASYGGRDGQKPYLYVTSEHLPQFGAFVLRFEDNGEGIPPENIAQAFRMFFRGSTKSTGHGLGLFLAKKAADRLNIELRIKSESQAYTRFELWFDEGSLVEIPSQTTPPADRDGLSALA; encoded by the coding sequence ATGCAGTTATCTCCCGCTTTTTGGATTATTTTCCTGCTAATAAGCCTGCTCTTTTTTGGGGGGCTGATATACCTTTGGCGGCAGCGTAGGGTTTTACAAAAAGCGCTTGCTTTGGCCAATAATGAACTAAAGGCGCAAAAAGCTTTACTGATTCACCAAAATGCCGTCTTGGAGCGGCAATACGAACATATCAACCGCTACCAAGAGAACTTGGCCGAGCGCAACCAAGCGCTTGAAACCTTGAATGTGCAGCTGGAGCAGATAGTGGCACAACGTACTCAGCACTTGCTTCAGACCAATAAGGCGCTCAAAGAAGTAAATGACGAGCTAGACAGCCTCACCTACCATACGGCCCATCAGCTGCGCCTACCACTGACGCGCTTTCGGGGTTTGCTACGCCTGATGCGTATTGATCCCTACAGCAAAGAGATGCCCAAATACCTTAGTTTGCTCGAAGGGAGTGTATTGAATATGGACTATCTTCTGGCTCAGCTCCAACAACTCCACGATATCAATACTGATGTTTCACCAGAGCAGCCTGTCGTTCTTTGTGCGCTAGTTCACCAACTAGTACAAGAACACCTCCAACAACAGCCGCAGTCAAGCCTCCTCCTCGAATGTCAGCTGCCTAGCTATGCTGTAGTGCGTACCAAGCCCGAGTTGTTACAAATTATCTTGATTAGCATTATTCAAAATGCGGCTTCTTATGGCGGACGCGATGGGCAAAAGCCTTATCTCTATGTTACTAGTGAACATCTGCCACAGTTTGGCGCTTTTGTGTTGCGCTTTGAGGACAATGGCGAAGGAATCCCGCCAGAGAATATTGCCCAAGCTTTTCGTATGTTTTTCAGAGGCTCCACCAAGTCAACCGGACACGGACTGGGGCTTTTTTTGGCCAAAAAAGCTGCCGATAGACTCAATATTGAACTACGTATAAAGAGCGAGTCTCAGGCATATACGCGCTTTGAGTTGTGGTTTGATGAGGGAAGCCTCGTGGAAATTCCTTCGCAGACCACCCCTCCTGCTGATAGAGATGGCTTGAGCGCATTGGCATAA
- a CDS encoding glycosyltransferase family 2 protein, which yields MAALSVIVPSYNGAHKLPQLLEALVSQQSECDFELIVVVDGSTDCSEEVLIAWQSRFQALRIISQANGGRAQARNAGAAAAVGELLLFFDDDMRPRPGLLAAHQQRHKHWPQPSILIGQALEDYERLQTDLQRYRAYLSRHWAKPYEGLGEQPLPPGQVFLTAAHCSLPKQLFEQLQGFDEALTDAEDFDFAIRAAEAQVPMYFDTNLVAWHDDFITARSYVRRLREYKRAHEDLQMRKPELYARYTQYNYRALDPLRQSIYWLLACWPWLWLLDYANVFRYLPKRVRYRIYDLILTANGVYFPAD from the coding sequence ATGGCTGCATTGAGTGTCATTGTGCCTAGTTATAATGGAGCACACAAACTCCCACAACTTTTGGAGGCGCTTGTGAGCCAACAAAGCGAATGCGATTTTGAGCTAATCGTGGTTGTGGATGGTTCTACAGATTGTTCGGAGGAGGTTTTGATTGCTTGGCAGTCTCGTTTTCAGGCCTTGCGTATCATATCGCAAGCCAATGGAGGGAGAGCACAAGCACGCAATGCTGGCGCTGCCGCCGCAGTAGGGGAGTTGTTGTTGTTCTTTGATGACGATATGCGCCCTAGGCCGGGGTTGTTGGCCGCACACCAGCAACGCCACAAACATTGGCCCCAGCCTTCTATCTTGATAGGACAAGCCCTCGAAGACTACGAACGTCTCCAGACAGACCTTCAGCGCTATAGGGCTTACCTCAGTCGCCACTGGGCCAAACCTTACGAAGGACTAGGGGAGCAGCCCCTTCCACCAGGACAGGTGTTTCTGACAGCAGCGCATTGCTCCTTGCCAAAACAACTTTTTGAACAGCTACAGGGCTTTGATGAGGCGCTTACCGATGCCGAAGACTTTGACTTTGCCATCAGGGCTGCCGAAGCCCAAGTACCGATGTATTTTGATACAAACTTGGTGGCTTGGCACGATGATTTCATCACTGCCCGTAGCTATGTCCGCCGTCTGAGGGAGTACAAACGTGCGCACGAAGACCTGCAAATGCGCAAACCCGAGCTGTATGCCCGCTATACACAGTATAACTATCGCGCCCTAGATCCACTACGCCAGAGTATCTATTGGCTCTTGGCTTGTTGGCCTTGGCTTTGGCTATTAGATTATGCCAATGTCTTCAGGTACTTGCCAAAGCGTGTGCGCTACCGGATTTATGATTTGATTCTGACGGCCAATGGGGTTTATTTCCCTGCCGATTAG
- a CDS encoding DUF2004 domain-containing protein, which translates to MTNYHLPYFEQLPADGLDEYYEAMAVLNGHEIVLDLNLDSRKLSPSGFEKTKHLLEHLADIDSQNKAYIRQDYEDETEGHTVREYLQHHLEDIPQEELAKLIDLDNHNTSPLVQLLDKLKLVRLGLYPDSDEFAICDYSIGEDITNYLIVVYIDQNSNISQLTIES; encoded by the coding sequence ATGACAAATTACCACCTCCCCTATTTTGAGCAACTACCAGCCGACGGCCTTGATGAGTATTATGAGGCGATGGCAGTGCTCAATGGCCACGAAATCGTACTAGACCTCAACCTAGACAGCCGGAAGCTCTCCCCTTCTGGCTTCGAAAAAACCAAGCACCTTCTAGAACACCTCGCCGACATCGACAGCCAAAACAAGGCCTATATTCGCCAAGACTATGAGGATGAAACAGAAGGCCATACCGTCAGAGAGTACCTCCAACACCACCTAGAGGATATCCCACAAGAGGAACTGGCCAAACTCATAGACCTGGACAACCACAACACCAGCCCCTTAGTACAGCTACTAGACAAGCTGAAGCTCGTCAGGCTTGGGCTATACCCCGACAGCGATGAGTTTGCTATCTGCGACTACTCTATCGGAGAAGACATTACCAACTACTTGATAGTCGTCTATATCGATCAAAACAGCAACATAAGCCAGCTGACAATAGAAAGTTAG
- the gldC gene encoding gliding motility protein GldC codes for MRQEDIKIYVSLDEQNTCERLEWEGSNTPGEGKQEAKAMALALWDVNGKGTSRIDLWNKEMNVFEMKAFSIEIIEGVADMLRFATGDEGMARELELLSKQFAEQLKRDMKNS; via the coding sequence ATGAGACAAGAAGATATCAAGATATACGTCAGCCTAGATGAGCAAAACACTTGTGAGCGCCTAGAATGGGAAGGTAGCAACACCCCTGGTGAAGGAAAGCAAGAGGCCAAAGCGATGGCCTTGGCGCTGTGGGATGTAAACGGCAAAGGCACCTCACGCATAGACCTTTGGAATAAGGAGATGAATGTGTTTGAGATGAAGGCTTTCAGCATCGAAATCATCGAAGGGGTGGCAGACATGCTGCGTTTTGCTACTGGCGACGAAGGAATGGCCCGCGAGCTAGAGCTGTTGAGCAAGCAGTTTGCCGAGCAACTCAAACGCGATATGAAAAACAGCTAA
- a CDS encoding thioredoxin family protein, which translates to MSVIVATDADFKQHLQDQGLIIVKYYADWCGGCKLFAPKYRRLSGDERFEGISFLDVNAELNPEARQLAGVDNLPYFAIFRNGQLVEGTSTAKEDTVVAMLQKLQEVENPA; encoded by the coding sequence ATGTCTGTTATTGTAGCAACCGACGCTGATTTCAAACAACACCTCCAAGACCAAGGCTTGATCATCGTAAAATATTATGCTGATTGGTGTGGCGGCTGCAAACTGTTTGCCCCCAAGTACCGCCGCCTATCAGGCGATGAGCGCTTCGAAGGCATCAGCTTCCTAGATGTCAATGCAGAACTCAACCCCGAAGCCCGTCAGCTTGCCGGCGTAGACAACCTCCCCTACTTTGCCATTTTCCGCAATGGCCAACTAGTAGAAGGCACCTCTACAGCCAAAGAAGACACTGTAGTGGCGATGCTCCAAAAGCTCCAAGAAGTAGAAAACCCTGCCTAA